In Acidimicrobiales bacterium, a single window of DNA contains:
- a CDS encoding Xaa-Pro peptidase family protein yields the protein MASFGSVGMDWQERINWSRMRAHRLERARAAMRRHGLGAMLLMYDENVRYVTSTLTPGWNRLKPGLRYAILVEGREPILYEQGDIGIHVKRHSPWLPPENVRHSFSWIKGAAGPASEMQVGKFTAAILADLEEAGVLDQPLGTDFIDINMIRAFERAGINWTDGMTPMVEARSVKNVDEQEAMRIVGAIGDALHYEFSQFLKPGLTENQVTAFGMKYLFDIPGMEDVEDIIVSSGPNAWPNWRNFSDRIIRPGELVIIDLAALTWNGFKSCYYRTYCVGGKPNDEQRRYYDLALKWLYDSIDAVRAGATTRDIASRWPSAQETWGYEDEDEAAANLWGHGLGLAQYDMPVISRIWSLDFPQTIEPGMVFALETQHGKVHEFGVRIEEMLIVHPDRTEMITTFPVGEITLAG from the coding sequence ATGGCGTCGTTCGGCAGTGTAGGGATGGACTGGCAGGAGCGGATCAACTGGTCGCGGATGCGCGCCCACCGCCTTGAGCGCGCCCGCGCGGCGATGCGCCGCCACGGCCTCGGGGCGATGCTCCTCATGTACGACGAGAACGTCCGCTACGTGACCTCGACGCTCACCCCCGGCTGGAACCGCCTGAAGCCGGGGCTGCGCTACGCGATCCTCGTCGAGGGGCGCGAGCCGATCCTCTACGAGCAGGGCGACATCGGCATCCACGTGAAGCGGCACTCGCCGTGGCTGCCGCCCGAGAACGTCCGCCACTCCTTCTCCTGGATCAAGGGGGCGGCCGGCCCGGCCTCGGAGATGCAGGTCGGCAAGTTCACCGCCGCGATCCTCGCCGACCTCGAGGAGGCGGGGGTTTTGGACCAGCCGCTCGGCACCGACTTCATCGACATCAACATGATCCGCGCCTTCGAGCGCGCGGGGATCAACTGGACCGACGGGATGACGCCGATGGTCGAGGCGCGCTCGGTGAAGAACGTCGACGAACAGGAGGCGATGCGCATCGTCGGTGCCATCGGCGACGCCCTGCACTACGAGTTCTCCCAGTTCCTGAAGCCGGGGCTGACCGAGAACCAGGTGACGGCGTTCGGGATGAAGTACCTCTTCGACATCCCCGGGATGGAGGACGTCGAGGACATCATCGTCTCCTCTGGGCCGAACGCATGGCCCAACTGGCGGAACTTCTCCGACCGCATCATCCGGCCCGGAGAGCTCGTCATCATCGACCTCGCCGCGCTCACCTGGAACGGCTTCAAGTCCTGCTACTACCGCACCTACTGCGTCGGCGGGAAGCCCAACGACGAGCAGCGCCGCTACTACGACCTCGCGCTCAAGTGGCTCTACGACTCGATCGATGCGGTGCGCGCCGGCGCGACGACGCGCGACATCGCGTCGCGCTGGCCCTCCGCGCAGGAGACCTGGGGCTACGAGGACGAGGACGAGGCGGCGGCCAACCTCTGGGGGCACGGCCTCGGCCTCGCGCAGTACGACATGCCGGTGATCAGCCGGATCTGGTCGCTCGACTTCCCCCAGACGATCGAGCCCGGGATGGTCTTCGCGCTCGAGACCCAGCACGGCAAGGTCCACGAGTTCGGCGTGCGCATCGAGGAGATGCTCATCGTCCACCCCGACCGCACCGAGATGATCACGACCTTCCCCGTCGGGGAGATCACCCTCGCCGGTTGA
- a CDS encoding PEP-utilizing enzyme, protein MLPGFVVPVAHFAAAIDDAAALVEGEGVHAAQLALSLAPLPGELGGALGAAAEALGERLVCRSSSPAEAEASWSGAFTSFLDVTAGELATAVRGCVASVFRPEVEARLTGGQFRAVAPSVLVQRYLSPRCAGTAVVLDDGSVEVTAVEGSPAALLSGWAEGLTATLSGDGAASGAAVALVGEATLAALVGDLGRLEGAPGTTLEWAASGDELLLLQVGRAAPRAGRSARQRPPGRPPLSPDVAELAGRAARTLATFAGPLGEALLLPWALAPLRPGRHVEPPTELAGALQLAGELNGQALAAAAATGEALLDRLATRAADSDLRALSTLRPVDAGGAAALVWFCGALAQTLASDGAPPGDLFGQSLAALGGGSSGGNRGNSGPSRLARWQRLLQVAIPSAGSSYVAEPAAEGRLAGPARRADATVRAAALEAGAVLVVDHPLPRYAPLLWRAGALVACTGDASAHLFEVARARRIPAVIVRSLPMGEIDGRLALVDGGEGTLALLPRRAAWTRARGQQG, encoded by the coding sequence GTGCTCCCCGGCTTCGTGGTGCCGGTCGCGCACTTCGCGGCGGCGATCGACGACGCGGCCGCGCTCGTCGAGGGCGAGGGGGTGCACGCCGCGCAGCTGGCGCTCTCGCTCGCGCCGCTCCCGGGCGAGCTCGGCGGCGCCCTCGGTGCCGCCGCCGAAGCGCTCGGGGAGCGCCTCGTCTGTCGTTCCTCCTCCCCCGCAGAGGCCGAGGCGAGCTGGTCGGGGGCCTTCACCTCGTTCCTGGACGTCACCGCCGGGGAGCTCGCGACGGCCGTGCGGGGCTGTGTCGCCTCGGTCTTCCGACCCGAGGTCGAGGCTCGCCTGACCGGCGGGCAATTCCGCGCCGTCGCTCCCTCCGTCCTCGTCCAGCGCTACCTCTCCCCCCGCTGCGCCGGCACGGCGGTGGTGCTCGACGACGGCAGCGTCGAGGTCACCGCCGTCGAGGGGAGCCCCGCCGCGCTGCTCTCGGGCTGGGCCGAGGGGCTGACGGCGACCCTCTCAGGAGACGGCGCCGCGAGCGGCGCGGCGGTCGCGCTCGTCGGCGAGGCGACCCTCGCTGCGCTCGTCGGCGACCTCGGGCGCCTCGAGGGCGCGCCCGGCACCACCCTCGAGTGGGCCGCGTCCGGCGACGAGCTCCTCCTCCTGCAGGTGGGCCGCGCCGCACCGCGTGCCGGCCGCAGCGCCCGCCAACGGCCACCGGGACGGCCGCCGCTCTCCCCCGACGTCGCGGAACTCGCCGGACGGGCGGCGCGCACGCTCGCCACCTTCGCCGGGCCGCTCGGTGAAGCGCTGCTCCTCCCCTGGGCGCTCGCGCCGCTACGCCCGGGCAGGCACGTCGAGCCGCCGACGGAGCTCGCCGGGGCGCTGCAGCTCGCCGGCGAGCTGAACGGGCAGGCGCTTGCCGCGGCGGCGGCGACCGGGGAGGCTCTCCTTGACCGCCTCGCCACCCGCGCCGCCGACAGCGACCTGCGCGCCCTCTCGACGCTCCGCCCCGTCGACGCCGGCGGGGCGGCCGCGCTCGTCTGGTTCTGCGGCGCGCTGGCGCAGACGCTCGCGAGCGACGGCGCCCCGCCGGGCGACCTCTTCGGACAGTCCCTCGCGGCGCTCGGAGGCGGCAGCTCCGGGGGAAACCGCGGCAACAGCGGCCCCTCCCGCCTCGCACGTTGGCAGCGCTTGCTGCAGGTGGCGATCCCCTCCGCCGGCAGCAGCTACGTCGCCGAACCAGCGGCCGAGGGGCGCCTCGCCGGCCCGGCGCGGCGTGCCGACGCGACCGTCCGGGCAGCCGCCCTCGAGGCGGGCGCCGTGCTCGTCGTCGACCACCCGCTCCCCCGCTACGCCCCCCTGCTGTGGCGGGCGGGCGCCCTCGTGGCGTGCACCGGTGACGCGAGCGCGCACCTCTTCGAGGTGGCAAGGGCGCGCCGGATCCCCGCTGTCATCGTGCGCTCCCTCCCCATGGGTGAGATCGACGGACGCCTCGCCCTCGTCGACGGCGGCGAGGGCACC